ACTGCCATGGTGCTGGCGCTCACGGGGGCCATGGATGGACAGTCCGTCAATGTCGTCGATGACGCGCCCACGTCCATCTATGAGCTGACCCAGATCGCAGGGGCACCGGTCGAGCCCTCGGCCGAACCGCTCTCGAAGCCGTGGTTCGGACAATTGGACGGAGGACGTGCACGCCAACTCGGCTTCAAGCCTGCCGTTCGGACTGTTTATCAAGCCGTCCAGGAAGGGCTGATGTGAGGAGCTGATCGACAAGCGATCAGGATAATCGGGTTGGCGCCGCGCTTCCGCTTGTGGCGCTCAGCAGTGACAATGGGGGCAGTACTCTCGCGAGGTAGGGTTCGATGTCGTCGAGACTGGCCGTATCGAAGGTCGCCCCAACATAGCCGTCCGGGCGGATGAGCAACGTGCTTCCGCTTACAAGCCCGAGCTGGTCGAATGGATCACGCAGCTCCGCTGCATCGCCGATTGAAATCACCCGCACCCCCTCACGCCCGCCGGCATCCGGTCTATAATCGGCTGCCGCCCGAACCAACGTCCAATGCGGCCCGGTCATCATATCGAAAAGGCGTCTGGGCTGGCCTGCCGCGCCGACAAGCGCGGCGTCGAACATTCGGCGACCAGCGAAAATCTTCGATATCCGGGTGTCGCCATCGTGCGAGAGCGATGATCTCGCATAATCGAGGTCGAGCTGGTCCGTATCGCGGCCACGCGCTTGCACACCCTGCTGCCGCTGCGCATCAAGCAATCTGCTAGACAGCCCGAGCATGTGTTGCGCGATCGGGCGGCGCTCTTGCTCATAAGTGTCGAGCAGAGCATCCGGCGCGCCCGCCAACACCGACGAGAGCTTCCAACCCAGGTTGTAGGCGTCCTGAACGCTCGTGTTCAGTCCCTGCCCGCCCGTTGGCGGATGGATATGCGCGGCATCGCCGATGAGGAACACGCGACCGACGCGATAGCGATCGGCGAGGCGCGCGTTCATGCTGTAGGCTGAAGCCCATGACACCGAGCGTATCTCGATACCGCTCCTCGCCGATCTTTCGCCGATCATCCGCTCGAGAACCTTGGGCGACAAGTCCGGCTCTCCATCAATCGGGATGGGAGCCTGGACCTGAAACAGGTTGGTGCCGGCGAGCGGACAGATCACGACAAGCCGCTCCATGTCGCCGCTGTTGAACTGGTGCCACGCATCGCGGTCGAGCCCACTCAGCCGAACGTCGGCGACGACTGCGCGCACGCCCAGCGTCTTGCCCGGGAACGCTACGCGGAGGGCCTTTCTGACGAAGCTCCGGCCTCCGTCGGCACCGACCAGATACCGCGTCTGGACGCGCTCCTCGCCCCGAGGCGAGCGAAGATGGACGCTGACGCCGCCTTCGCCGTGGTCGAAGCCGATCAGCGATGAATCGAACTCAACCGCGTGGCCCAGCTCGGCAAGCCGCTCCCGCATGACCGCTTCGGTCAGGAACTGCGGCAGCATCAATGCCTTGCGGTAGGGCGCATCCGGGGTCGGCGCCCGCTCCTCGAACATCGACTTTTCTTCATAGCTGCCATCCGACCGGTAATCGCGGGCCGGCGGATAGATCCCGCCCGCAGCCGTGATGCGGTCGAGGATGCCAAGATCTTCGAACACCTCCTGCGTGCGCGGCTGTATGCCCTTTCCCCGCGACCCACCGAACGGGCGCTCGAGCTTTTCGATAATGCGGAACGAGACGCCCCGCCGTGCCAGATCGATCGCGAGCGTCAGTCCGGCCGCACCTGCTCCGCAGATCAACACATCGATGTCCGCCAACACTTCCATACGCGCCTCATGCATGTATATTACACATATCAGGAATGGGCAGGACCGATGTCAAACGAAAAAGTGCATAGTGCACATATATCCGCCGGACTGCCCGATCTGCATCGATCGCTGATCGAGATCGTGAGCGTCATGAACCGGCCCGAGCGAGACGCGGAATTGCTCGCACGGGCAGGCCTGTCGCTGGAGCGTGCGTTGTTTCCGCTGCTTATTCTGGTCGAACGCGTCGGCCCGATCGGGGTGGTCGACCTCGCCGGCCGTGTCGGCCGGGATTATACGACGGTCAGTCGGCAGGTCTCGCGTCTGGAAGAATTGGGGCTGGTCAGCCGCCAGCCCGGCGTTGGTGACAAGCGTATCAGACAGGCGGTGATCACCGGAAAGGGTAAAGAGGCCGCAGACTCCGTTGCTTCCGCCAGGGAACAGTGGGCGGTAGCGATGTTCGAAGACTGGGAAGTCAGTGACTTCGAGGAGTTGATCCGCCTGCTCCGCATGCTGGTAAAGACGATGTGTCGTGATAACGGCTGAGGTGAATCGGTCCGGTTCGACCCACTCTTCCTTCATCGGTTTTTCCCGGCGTCCATGAGCATGGGGTAGTCTGGAGCAACTTCAAACACCTGCGTTTCCCTCTCTGCCTGTCGGACGACCTATGACAGGAAGCGGATAATGAGCGGCGCCATGAGCGCCGTCACAAGACCGTTGATCCCGATCCCCAGCGCCGAGAAGGCAGCCGCGAGCGGATCCCGACCTGCGACTTGGCTCGCGGCAACGCCGCTCCCCGCAACACCTGCTGCAAGACCGTGAGCGCGCCAGTCTTTGACACCGAAGCGGCGAAGCAACGGTTCCCCCGTGATGGCGGCGATGACGCCGCCCAGAATGGCCAGCACGGCGGTAAGGGCCGGCAAGCCCCCCACCTGCTCCACGACCGCCATCGCGATCGGCGTCGTCACGGCCTTGGGTGCCATGGAGATCGCAATTTGCTTCGACCCGCCCAAGAGCACGACCAATAGAATACCCGAGACGATCGACACGGCCGAGCCGGCGATCAGGGCAATGGTGATGCCAGCAAGGGATTGCCGGACATGGCGGATGTTGCGCGCCAGCGGAACGCCCAGCGCAACCGTGACCGGCCCCAGAAGGAAATGGATGAACTGCGCGCCCGCGAAATATTGTCGGTAAGGCGTTCCCGTCAGCGATAGCACCGTCACGCAAAGCGTGATCGCTATGAGCACCGGGCTAGCCCATGCTTTGCCGCTCATTCGGTCCTGGAACCGCTGTCCCGCCAGATAGGCCGCGAGCGTTACCGCGATCCATAACAGCGGCGACGTCGACAGAGACGTCCAAACCTGAAAGCCGCCGGTCACGATGCGGGTGGCTCCAAGCCTTCCGCGGCACGCCAAGCTTCCCACCAATGCATCACCATCCCGGTCGTCACCAGGCTCAGCAGGGTCGAGCCGACCAATGCCGCGATCGTGGCTACCCAGAAGCCGCGGAGAAGCGGCAGGACCGACACGATGCCCACGCCCGCCGGCACGAACAACAGGCCCATGTGGCGGATCAACGTGTCGGCGACCACGGTTACCGCCCGATCCGACGATGCCGTCTGATCTGCCCCGCGAACGCTGAGGATCGCCGCCAGAAGGAACATACCGATAACCGGCCCCGGAAGCGGAAGCCCGAGGCCGATCCTGACGATCTCGCCGACGAGCTGACACAGGATCAGGAGCAGCAGTCCCAGCGTGATAGCAGGCATGATGGATCAGCGAGCCGGGTGGGCTCGCGCCCCATGCATCGAACAGTCCTCACCGCACTGGCGCGACCATCTGCGCTGCCCGGTCATCGGTGCGCGCGCACGCAGGTCACTGACGCCAGACCTTTGCCGTTTCTGAGGCAAGAGCGACAAAATCGGGCACCACGATCTGCGGCTGGGGGACGTTGGGGACGACCAGAGGAGCGTTGACGCGACGCGTGATCAATGCACCACCCGAAAAGCCTGCCGCTTGGGCACCGAGGGTGTCCCACATATGAGCCGCGACCATGCCACATGCCGACATCGGCACGCCGAGTTCCTCGGCAACCATATGATAGCATTGTGCCGCCGGTTTGAAGCGTCGCACGCGGTCGATGCTGAATTCGCGCTCGAAATACCTGTATAGGCCGGCGTTTTCGGCCGGGCTGGGCTTCACCGGCGGCGAATTCGTGAAAGCGATGAGGCGGAAACCCTGAGCCTTCAAAGCGGTCAGGCCACGCGCCACGTCCGGATGGGGCGGCATGGTCGCGAATCGGTGATGGAGCTCGTCGATATCGGATTGCTTCACCGAGACCCGGTGAATATCCGCCAGCATCTTCAAGACGCCCTTCCCCAATTCGAAGAAGGTCGCATATGGCCCGGCCAGCGTGATCGCATTCGAATAGAGCACCAGCTGGGCGAACCATTCCCGCAGGACGGCTTTGTCACCGAAAACGCGCTCGAATACGGGCGACGTGTAATCGATGTTCAACGTCGTCTCATTGATGTCGAAGACCAGGATGGACGGGGCAGGGCCTTGCACGGCCGGCGAAGCCGTCCGCGCCTGCGCAGCCACACTCGGCGTGGCGCTCGCGATCAATCCGCCCGCCGCGACGGTTCCCAAGCTAGTCAGAAGGCCCCGACGGCCCATCACAGGAGTCTCAAATTCAGCCATCTTCTTCATCCTTGTCTCGCCGCGCACAGCGCTTTCCGATGGCGTGTCGCACACGACCCCGATCACATCGGTGTGACAAACCGGTTAAACCGGTCTGAAAGGTTTGGGAAGTCGAAATTTGATGTCTTGCGTCTGCATGGATCGAACATCCCTGGGCACGCCGCCATCAGGTGCATTACGATACGCCAGCAGACTTATGGTTCGCCCTCGACAAGCGCCTCGGCCAGGCGCTCTTGGCGGTTCCGTGCCGGCAATTCGCTGTTGACCAGCCACAATGCTATTCCGATCAGGCCGCCACCGCAGGCTTGGATCCACGTCAGTGTGGATCCGAGAATGAAGTAGGACAGGATCACAGTGAACAACGGCGCCAGGAAGAGGAAGCCGCTGGTTTTCGTAGCGCCGCCCTTCTCCAGGGCCACGTACCATAGCCCGAAGGATGCCGTGGAGGCGGGGATCGCCAGCCAGAGGAACCAACCCCATTCCTCTCTCGTGACGACGGCCGGCCAGTGCTCGCCCGTTCCATAGGCGATCGCGAGAATAGCAATGGCGCCGACCAGCATCTGCCAGAAGCTCAGGCCCCATGCCTGGAATGGCAGACCGGCACGCTTGTTGACGATCGTCGCCACCGCCCAGCAAAAAGCCGATGCTATGCCGATGATTTCGCCGAGCAGGGTTTGACCGCCCGAGAACATGTCCGGTCCGAGGCCGATGGCAAGACACACGCCGACGATCCCGAGAAAGAGCCCCGCCAATCGTCCCCGATGAAGCGATTCACCGAGGAAGAAGCGGCCGAGCACCGCGACCCAGATCGGGTTGGTGAACAGCAGGATCGCGGCCGTGGATGCCGATACGAATTGCATCGCCCAGAACAACAGGCCCATCACTGCAGCGGTCTGGATCAGGCCTATGACGATCACCAGGGCACCCTCGCGAAGTCCGGCCTTGCGTGGGAAAAGGCTGCGCTTGAACTCGCCCTTGTCGAGAACGACCAAAGGAAGAGTAGCAAGCGCTGCGACCAGAAAGCGCCACCCCGCCAGGATCATCGGCGGAAAGCCCTGCTGGAGCAGGATCTTGCCTGCGACGAAGCTTGACCCCATCAGGAATGTCGAAGCGACCAAGGTGATCAGAAACGGGATTTGCGACGCCGGAACGGGGCGCGAATGCTCTGCCACGGTTACGCGCCCCGGCTTGGTGCCAAGAATGGGAGGATGAGTGCGGCAAGTTCGTCGGGCGCATCTTCCGGCAGGAAATGTCCCGCCTGATCGATTCTCTCGAACCGGCCGTTCGTCAGCGCCGCCGCGAGGCGTATGCCCAATTCGATAGGCTGGAACACGTCTTTGGCGCCCCAAATGATGAGCGTAGGTACGTTGAGCCGTTCGATCGCGTCAGATCGCGTTGCCAGTTCCTCCGTCCGCAGCGCGCGGGCTGCCCGCAGATAGGCACGGCGCCCCTCCACCCCCGAGAAGGGCCGTTCGTAGGCGTCGATCAGCTCGGACGTGACCTTCTCACCATGCACCATTCCCCGCGACAGGCCCTTGGCCAAACCCTTCTTCAGATCGAAGTCGGGTGCGCCGAGGATGTCATCCCAAACCGGCTCCTTCAGCCGGGCGATCCCAGGTTCCGGAAAGGAATCATAGACGATCGAATCCACGAGGATGAGCCGATCGAACATCTCAGGTTCGGCGAGGGCGATCAGCTGGGCGATGCCGCCGCCGATATCGTGACCGACGATGGCGCCTCGCTCCCAGCCAAGCATTCGAAGCGCCTTCGCCACGATATCGGCTTGAGCCAGTATTCCGAGGTCGGCGTCCTGCGGCTTATCGCTGTCACCATAACCGAGCAGGTCGAGGGCAATGACCTCCCTGCCGGCAGAGACAAGGGTCGGGATGACGTTCCGCCATAGGTGCCGATGGGTCGGAATGCCGTGAATCAGAGCAACGGCCGGACCGCGGCCCACGCGCGTACAGGCGATTCGATGGCCACCAAGGTTCAGGGTGCCATTCTCGGGATCAATGCTCATGGGGGTGCTGCCTGTTGCGTGTGCGGAACGCCGCGCCCTTGGCGCGGCTGCCGCACCGATCCATCGAGCACCAGCGTCGCCTCGAACTGCGCGACGTGTCGAGGAACAGCATCCGGCAGTCGGGCTGTTCGCACGCCTTGATACGCGTTCGCAGCGGGTCGCCGAACAGATCGATCGCATCCCTAGCGATGGTTGCCAGCGCCGTCTGAAAAGAGTCATCGGCGATCAGTTCCACGGTTCCCGACCCGGCGTCGAGCTTCGGGACAGCCAGCGGGAGCGCCGCCATGGTGTTAAGTGTATCGACCGCCGCTGTCGGCATCTTCCGTTCCGCTGCCACGGCATCGGCAACCTTCCAGATCGCTTCGCGCAGTTGGGAAAGCCGAGTGGTCTGGTCGACGTTCAACACGAGTAATTCCGCGCTCAAACCGGCAGCACGCAGCCATCGAGCCGAAGCGCCTTCCGGCGCCAGAACATCGCGAGGCTCGGATGCCCTGCGGCGGACGGTCGCCGGGAGATCCAGGGCAAGCCGACCGGAATTGAAGCGGAACTCGTTTATATTAAGCATACAAACCATATAAACCGGTTTGCTGCACATTCAAGGATCAGTCCGCGTCGCGAGCAACATCGTAGCTGGCGCGGACCTGATCGCGCTCCGCTTCATTTCCCGCCGGTGACGTCCAAGAACGTATTGGTAATGAAGGATGCTTCCTTGCTGGCAAGCCAGAGTATCGCTGCCGCGACCTCTTCCGGCTGCCCGCCTCGTCCCATCGGGATCGTATCTTTCACGCGATCGACCCGGCCCGGCTCTCCGCCACTGGCGTGCATCTCCGTATAGATATGGCCCGGCCGAACGCACGCGACGCGGATACCGTCCCTCGCCACTTCCTTGGCAAAGCCCGTCGAGAAGGTCTCGAGCGCTCCCTTCGATGCGGCATAATCGACATATTCGTTGGGGCTGCCGAGACGGGCCGATGCAGACGAGACGTTGATCACGACGCCGCCATTGCCACCATAGCGGGACGACATACGCCTGGTTGCTTGCTGGGCACAAAGCATCGGACCGATGGCGTTGACCGCGAAGATTCGCTGCATCCTTTGAAAATCCACGTCTTCCAAACGGGACTGCCGCGCGATGATCCCTGCATTGTTGACCAGCACATCGAGCCGCCCGAACCGTCGGTCGATCTCGGCGAACAGGGCGGCAACCTGATCCGGATCGCCATTGTCGGCCCGCACGGCGATTGCCCGTCGTCCAGTGCCTGTGATGTCGTCCACGACGGCAAGCGCCGCGTGCTCGTTCGAAGCATAGCTGATCGCGACATCATAGCCCTTGGCCGCCGCGAGCCGGGCCGTCGCCGCGCCGACACCCCGACTCCCGCCGGTTATCAGGATGACCGGTGTTTCCGTGTCCATAGCCATCTCGGCAACTCCTTCAGGTCAAAGATCGCGCAGGAGATGCGCGAAGTGCGGGGCGCAACGCTGCCACCAGGGGAATGATCGCACCGGCCGTCAGGCCGGAGGCGACGATGCCGATCGACTGGCTGCTATGGTCGGCGATCGCTCCATACAGGATCGGCGCGATGCCGCCCGATCCGATGACGCTCGTGTAGAAGATCGCGAACGCCCGCCCGGTGTCGCCGCTCGGCGCCAGGTCGGGAACCGTGCCGTAGAGCACCGAAGACGTCCCATTAAGAACGACGCCGAGCAAGGGCAACACAACGAGCAAGGCTGCGAGCGGCGTGAACAGGGTCGCGACGATCAGCAGCGCCGTGGCACCCTCAGTCACTATGACGCTTCCGATGACGCCCAGGCGCTCGCTAACCCAGGTACACGCCGCCTTGCCGAACGCGCCGCCGACGAACAGGAGGGCGAGGGCGATGCCGACCGTCGCGGAACCCCCGCCCCGCGCGTGGATCAGGAACGGGAGGAACAGCAGATAGCCCATGCGGGTCGCGGTATCGAGGCCGCCGATGATCGTCAGAAGCCCGAAGCCATGCCGGGAGTGTCCAGCGACGGCAGGTCGGTCACCAGTGTCATCCTGAACGGTAACGGCAGGTGCCAATCTCACGAGGATGCCGGCAACGACCAGCCCGAGCAGCGCCATCAGCCCGAGGACGGGTCGCCATGCGAGCAACGGAAGAAGCAGTGCCGCCAGCGCTGGCAAAGTGGCTTTGCCGAGATCGCCTGCGAAATTGTAGATGCCGAGCGGACGCCTCGCCTCGGCGCCATAGGTTTCGGTGACGAGGACCGATCCACGGGGGTGCTGGATACTCGATCCGATGCCGGCCACCACGAGCCCGATGCACAGACCTGCGAAGCCCACCGGCAGCGCCATGATGCAGTAACCGGCTGCGGCGGTCAGCGTCGCGATCAGCAGTGCGGTTCGAGGAGAGAACCGCCGCAGCGCGCGGTCGGCGGGGAGCTGAAGGCCCCCCATCGTCGCGTAATACAAAGCCCGGACAATGGCCAAACCCGCATAGGAAAGGCCGAATTGCGTCTGCCAGATCGGCAGGAAAGCATAGAGGGCATCGGTATAGCCGTCGTGGAGGGCATGGACGATCGACGCTGCCAGCAGATTGCGCGATCGCGCGGGAGCAGCCTCCGGCGAGGGGGTGATAAATCCGTTCGAGCTGCTCGCGATACTGTCCATTACTGCCTACACATAGTAGGTCAGTAAATTGCAACCAGCCGCCGATTGATCACGGTTATCGTGAGCTTTATGCACGGGTATGCGTAATCTGCCGCCGCTCAATGCCCTTCGCGTCTTCGAGGTCGCAGCTCGCACGGGCAGTTACGCCACCGCGGCCGCGGAACTCGGCCTGACACACGGTGCGGTCAGTCGTCACATCGGATCCCTCGAAGCATGGTTCGGACACAAGCTGTTCCAGCGCGAGGGCCGTCGCATGGTCGCAACGCCGCGGGCGGCCGCCTTCGCCAGCGAGGTTGGACGCGCCTTCGATAGGGTCAGCTACGCCGCTGACGCCTTCGGCGGGCCGGCGATGCGGCGCATCCTCCGTGTCAGCGCGCCGACCAGCTTCGCGATGCGGTGGCTCATCCCCCGGCTCGATCGCTTTCACACGGCCAATCAGGAGATCGAGGTCGTGATCGCTACGGTCTCGACCGTTCTCGACGACGTTCGGGGTGGCTTTGATGTCGCCATTCGTCGAGGCGCTGCCCGGGAGGGCGCATGGCCGCATCATCGTGCGGTTCCGGTTCTAGATGATGTCGATACGCTGATCGCCAGCCCGGCTCTTTTAAAGCATCGGCCGATAACGCGAGCGTCCGACAT
This genomic window from Sphingobium baderi contains:
- a CDS encoding DMT family transporter produces the protein MAEHSRPVPASQIPFLITLVASTFLMGSSFVAGKILLQQGFPPMILAGWRFLVAALATLPLVVLDKGEFKRSLFPRKAGLREGALVIVIGLIQTAAVMGLLFWAMQFVSASTAAILLFTNPIWVAVLGRFFLGESLHRGRLAGLFLGIVGVCLAIGLGPDMFSGGQTLLGEIIGIASAFCWAVATIVNKRAGLPFQAWGLSFWQMLVGAIAILAIAYGTGEHWPAVVTREEWGWFLWLAIPASTASFGLWYVALEKGGATKTSGFLFLAPLFTVILSYFILGSTLTWIQACGGGLIGIALWLVNSELPARNRQERLAEALVEGEP
- a CDS encoding CidA/LrgA family protein, whose translation is MPAITLGLLLLILCQLVGEIVRIGLGLPLPGPVIGMFLLAAILSVRGADQTASSDRAVTVVADTLIRHMGLLFVPAGVGIVSVLPLLRGFWVATIAALVGSTLLSLVTTGMVMHWWEAWRAAEGLEPPAS
- a CDS encoding haloacid dehalogenase type II gives rise to the protein MAEFETPVMGRRGLLTSLGTVAAGGLIASATPSVAAQARTASPAVQGPAPSILVFDINETTLNIDYTSPVFERVFGDKAVLREWFAQLVLYSNAITLAGPYATFFELGKGVLKMLADIHRVSVKQSDIDELHHRFATMPPHPDVARGLTALKAQGFRLIAFTNSPPVKPSPAENAGLYRYFEREFSIDRVRRFKPAAQCYHMVAEELGVPMSACGMVAAHMWDTLGAQAAGFSGGALITRRVNAPLVVPNVPQPQIVVPDFVALASETAKVWRQ
- a CDS encoding alpha/beta fold hydrolase; this translates as MSIDPENGTLNLGGHRIACTRVGRGPAVALIHGIPTHRHLWRNVIPTLVSAGREVIALDLLGYGDSDKPQDADLGILAQADIVAKALRMLGWERGAIVGHDIGGGIAQLIALAEPEMFDRLILVDSIVYDSFPEPGIARLKEPVWDDILGAPDFDLKKGLAKGLSRGMVHGEKVTSELIDAYERPFSGVEGRRAYLRAARALRTEELATRSDAIERLNVPTLIIWGAKDVFQPIELGIRLAAALTNGRFERIDQAGHFLPEDAPDELAALILPFLAPSRGA
- a CDS encoding LysR substrate-binding domain-containing protein, whose translation is MRNLPPLNALRVFEVAARTGSYATAAAELGLTHGAVSRHIGSLEAWFGHKLFQREGRRMVATPRAAAFASEVGRAFDRVSYAADAFGGPAMRRILRVSAPTSFAMRWLIPRLDRFHTANQEIEVVIATVSTVLDDVRGGFDVAIRRGAAREGAWPHHRAVPVLDDVDTLIASPALLKHRPITRASDIEGHMLLGSETRPGDWIDWLDAAGLSRLSNQPRRTFDHFFVTRQAVVDGLGIGIGPMPMLDIDVASGRLVTPLPDVRVRRGGYVALVPGHVGRVSAITTFVDWLEAEGTILTEQSPAI
- a CDS encoding CGNR zinc finger domain-containing protein; its protein translation is MCSKPVYMVCMLNINEFRFNSGRLALDLPATVRRRASEPRDVLAPEGASARWLRAAGLSAELLVLNVDQTTRLSQLREAIWKVADAVAAERKMPTAAVDTLNTMAALPLAVPKLDAGSGTVELIADDSFQTALATIARDAIDLFGDPLRTRIKACEQPDCRMLFLDTSRSSRRRWCSMDRCGSRAKGAAFRTRNRQHPHEH
- a CDS encoding FAD-dependent oxidoreductase, encoding MEVLADIDVLICGAGAAGLTLAIDLARRGVSFRIIEKLERPFGGSRGKGIQPRTQEVFEDLGILDRITAAGGIYPPARDYRSDGSYEEKSMFEERAPTPDAPYRKALMLPQFLTEAVMRERLAELGHAVEFDSSLIGFDHGEGGVSVHLRSPRGEERVQTRYLVGADGGRSFVRKALRVAFPGKTLGVRAVVADVRLSGLDRDAWHQFNSGDMERLVVICPLAGTNLFQVQAPIPIDGEPDLSPKVLERMIGERSARSGIEIRSVSWASAYSMNARLADRYRVGRVFLIGDAAHIHPPTGGQGLNTSVQDAYNLGWKLSSVLAGAPDALLDTYEQERRPIAQHMLGLSSRLLDAQRQQGVQARGRDTDQLDLDYARSSLSHDGDTRISKIFAGRRMFDAALVGAAGQPRRLFDMMTGPHWTLVRAAADYRPDAGGREGVRVISIGDAAELRDPFDQLGLVSGSTLLIRPDGYVGATFDTASLDDIEPYLARVLPPLSLLSATSGSAAPTRLS
- a CDS encoding LrgB family protein, which produces MTGGFQVWTSLSTSPLLWIAVTLAAYLAGQRFQDRMSGKAWASPVLIAITLCVTVLSLTGTPYRQYFAGAQFIHFLLGPVTVALGVPLARNIRHVRQSLAGITIALIAGSAVSIVSGILLVVLLGGSKQIAISMAPKAVTTPIAMAVVEQVGGLPALTAVLAILGGVIAAITGEPLLRRFGVKDWRAHGLAAGVAGSGVAASQVAGRDPLAAAFSALGIGINGLVTALMAPLIIRFLS
- a CDS encoding MarR family winged helix-turn-helix transcriptional regulator; this encodes MSNEKVHSAHISAGLPDLHRSLIEIVSVMNRPERDAELLARAGLSLERALFPLLILVERVGPIGVVDLAGRVGRDYTTVSRQVSRLEELGLVSRQPGVGDKRIRQAVITGKGKEAADSVASAREQWAVAMFEDWEVSDFEELIRLLRMLVKTMCRDNG
- a CDS encoding MFS transporter; the protein is MDSIASSSNGFITPSPEAAPARSRNLLAASIVHALHDGYTDALYAFLPIWQTQFGLSYAGLAIVRALYYATMGGLQLPADRALRRFSPRTALLIATLTAAAGYCIMALPVGFAGLCIGLVVAGIGSSIQHPRGSVLVTETYGAEARRPLGIYNFAGDLGKATLPALAALLLPLLAWRPVLGLMALLGLVVAGILVRLAPAVTVQDDTGDRPAVAGHSRHGFGLLTIIGGLDTATRMGYLLFLPFLIHARGGGSATVGIALALLFVGGAFGKAACTWVSERLGVIGSVIVTEGATALLIVATLFTPLAALLVVLPLLGVVLNGTSSVLYGTVPDLAPSGDTGRAFAIFYTSVIGSGGIAPILYGAIADHSSQSIGIVASGLTAGAIIPLVAALRPALRASPARSLT
- a CDS encoding SDR family oxidoreductase, with the protein product MAMDTETPVILITGGSRGVGAATARLAAAKGYDVAISYASNEHAALAVVDDITGTGRRAIAVRADNGDPDQVAALFAEIDRRFGRLDVLVNNAGIIARQSRLEDVDFQRMQRIFAVNAIGPMLCAQQATRRMSSRYGGNGGVVINVSSASARLGSPNEYVDYAASKGALETFSTGFAKEVARDGIRVACVRPGHIYTEMHASGGEPGRVDRVKDTIPMGRGGQPEEVAAAILWLASKEASFITNTFLDVTGGK